From the Maioricimonas rarisocia genome, one window contains:
- a CDS encoding type II secretion system F family protein: protein MATDVITPQPEFAGILRQQETFASGQGDDVGERLNSWFDRLMLQAGMEIAPAMVLALCLCSGATVGGFVFVAQENLLTTALASLLGFILPLIVAMIVRSRRQTTMMNQLPPMIDELARAAKTGRSLESCLQLVAEDTPAPLGTELQLCTRRLALGMPLRDALEQLPTRTGLVSTSVLVTALTVHRETGGDLVKVLERLSQTLRDRLQFQGRLRAATAASRATAILMIALPPAVLMFFTFRDPEYFNNLMTSQWGRTATFTALMLEFVGAMWVMRILRNSQRT, encoded by the coding sequence ATGGCCACTGACGTCATTACTCCCCAACCCGAATTTGCCGGCATCCTGCGGCAGCAGGAGACGTTCGCGTCCGGCCAGGGCGACGATGTCGGCGAACGGCTCAACAGCTGGTTCGACCGGCTCATGCTGCAGGCGGGCATGGAGATCGCTCCGGCGATGGTCCTGGCGCTCTGCCTCTGCTCGGGAGCCACCGTTGGCGGGTTCGTGTTCGTCGCACAGGAAAACCTGCTGACGACCGCCCTGGCGTCGTTGCTCGGCTTCATCCTGCCGCTGATCGTCGCCATGATCGTCCGGTCCCGCCGGCAGACGACGATGATGAACCAGCTCCCCCCCATGATTGACGAGCTGGCCCGTGCCGCCAAAACCGGCCGCAGCCTCGAAAGCTGCCTGCAGCTCGTTGCCGAAGACACCCCCGCCCCGCTCGGGACGGAACTTCAGCTCTGCACGCGCCGACTCGCCCTGGGCATGCCGCTCCGCGACGCTCTCGAGCAGCTTCCCACACGTACCGGCCTGGTCAGTACGAGCGTGCTCGTGACGGCCCTGACAGTTCACCGGGAGACCGGCGGCGATCTGGTGAAGGTGCTCGAACGACTGTCACAGACACTGCGAGACCGGCTCCAGTTCCAGGGACGCCTGCGGGCCGCCACGGCTGCCAGCCGGGCGACTGCCATCCTGATGATCGCCCTGCCTCCGGCCGTGCTGATGTTCTTCACGTTCCGCGATCCGGAATACTTCAACAACCTGATGACATCCCAGTGGGGGCGAACCGCCACGTTCACCGCCCTGATGCTCGAATTCGTCGGCGCCATGTGGGTGATGCGGATCCTTCGCAACAGCCAGCGGACCTGA
- the cpaB gene encoding Flp pilus assembly protein CpaB: MKRLTPAMLTVIMLLVVGGLVTAYVAKNLLARDEAPPEDPVVNVPMAIANLEPGTVITEAHLALGPARRSGLDREVVRSNRVLVGRVVRNGIKAAEPIRTTDLYPPGEYPPLEIAEGMRAVSIALGDGSAVVDGLVRPGQYVDVHFTPDSYPDEDYTGGLTMTLFNGVKVLAINRASQAGTVGRGSNSVTLELTREQANILILAKQKGALQLTYTPEGAGTGGVAISDEDRATFDEILGLDPPEPPEEPAVTEIYSGTGRRVLSFRKGRRTDDYDVMPYDWSDRRYQNSYGGRGRYRGASRDAAAPADTESDNGPATAGGSAPGRNAGSASDSRQGRYSI; this comes from the coding sequence GTGAAACGCCTTACTCCCGCAATGTTGACGGTCATCATGCTGCTGGTCGTTGGCGGCCTGGTGACTGCGTATGTGGCCAAAAACCTGCTCGCCCGTGACGAAGCACCACCGGAAGATCCGGTCGTTAACGTCCCGATGGCCATCGCCAACCTCGAACCGGGTACGGTCATCACCGAGGCACACCTTGCCCTCGGCCCCGCCCGTCGTTCCGGGCTGGACCGCGAAGTCGTCCGCAGCAATCGCGTCCTCGTCGGTCGCGTCGTTCGCAACGGCATCAAGGCGGCCGAGCCGATTCGCACCACCGACCTGTATCCGCCGGGCGAGTACCCGCCGCTCGAGATCGCCGAAGGCATGCGTGCCGTCAGCATCGCGTTGGGGGACGGCTCGGCCGTGGTCGATGGACTGGTCCGTCCCGGACAGTACGTCGACGTGCACTTCACCCCCGACAGCTACCCCGACGAAGATTACACCGGCGGCCTGACCATGACTCTCTTCAATGGGGTCAAGGTGCTCGCCATCAACCGCGCCTCCCAGGCCGGAACGGTCGGCCGTGGCTCCAACTCGGTCACGCTCGAACTGACCCGCGAACAGGCCAACATCCTCATCCTCGCCAAGCAGAAGGGAGCCCTGCAGCTCACCTACACGCCCGAAGGGGCAGGAACGGGTGGAGTGGCCATCAGCGATGAGGATCGTGCCACCTTCGACGAAATCCTCGGACTCGATCCGCCCGAGCCGCCCGAAGAACCGGCTGTGACCGAGATCTACAGCGGCACCGGCCGCCGCGTCCTCTCCTTCCGTAAGGGACGCCGCACAGACGACTACGACGTGATGCCGTACGACTGGTCCGACCGCCGTTACCAGAACAGCTACGGAGGTCGTGGACGCTACCGCGGTGCTTCCCGGGATGCGGCCGCACCTGCCGACACCGAAAGCGACAACGGCCCGGCAACTGCTGGTGGCAGTGCACCCGGCCGCAATGCCGGTTCGGCGTCGGATTCGCGTCAGGGCCGCTACTCGATCTGA
- a CDS encoding sulfatase family protein, producing MSRRALLICCLLSFVGLLLAGPATAAETTQPNFIVFIADDMAWDDAGVYGHPAIRTPNLDALAAAGMRFDNAFLTCSSCSPSRCSIMTGRYPHNTGGAHQLHNPLPADQIVFPQLLRDAGYYTVSAGKWHLGPHVMSRFDHVEKKMNRWVEQLKTRPQEKPFFMWFAFTDPHRPYQDDTIPEPHTPEDAVVPPYLPDLPEVRQDLAAYYDEITRLDGVVGNVVEELERQKLTDNTVIVFLSDNGRPFPRCKTTIYDSGIKTPFIVKWPAQVAAGTVTDSLVSSIDLAPTILEAAGVEPGATFQGVSFLPVLSDPAAEVRDYIFAEHNWHDFEDFQRSAHSKRFNYIRTEYTDVPGTPPADAVRSPTYQAMHDLKAEGKLTDAQLNPYVVPRPKEELYDLLRDPHELRNLADEPAYAGVLERMRSVLDRWQQETDDTVPAERRPDGFDRVTGERIRPKQ from the coding sequence GTGTCCCGCCGCGCTCTGCTGATCTGCTGTCTTCTTTCGTTCGTCGGCCTGCTCCTCGCCGGTCCCGCCACTGCTGCCGAGACGACACAGCCCAACTTCATCGTCTTCATTGCCGACGACATGGCCTGGGACGACGCCGGCGTCTACGGACATCCCGCGATCCGCACGCCCAATCTCGACGCGCTGGCGGCCGCCGGCATGCGGTTCGACAATGCGTTCCTCACCTGCAGCTCCTGCTCCCCCAGTCGCTGCAGCATCATGACCGGCCGCTATCCCCACAACACCGGCGGAGCCCACCAGCTCCACAATCCGCTCCCCGCCGACCAGATCGTCTTCCCTCAGCTGCTTCGTGACGCCGGCTACTACACCGTCTCGGCGGGCAAATGGCATCTCGGCCCGCATGTGATGTCCCGGTTCGATCACGTCGAGAAGAAGATGAACCGCTGGGTCGAGCAACTCAAAACGCGGCCGCAGGAGAAGCCGTTCTTCATGTGGTTCGCGTTCACCGACCCGCATCGTCCCTACCAGGACGACACGATTCCCGAGCCGCATACGCCCGAAGATGCCGTCGTTCCGCCGTACCTGCCGGATCTCCCGGAAGTCCGCCAGGACCTCGCCGCCTACTACGACGAGATCACCCGACTGGATGGCGTCGTCGGCAACGTCGTCGAGGAACTCGAGCGGCAGAAGCTGACCGACAACACGGTCATCGTCTTCCTCAGCGACAATGGCCGCCCCTTCCCCCGCTGCAAAACGACCATCTACGACAGCGGCATCAAAACGCCGTTCATCGTCAAATGGCCCGCACAGGTCGCCGCCGGTACCGTCACCGACTCGCTCGTCAGTTCGATCGACCTGGCACCGACGATCCTCGAGGCAGCTGGAGTCGAACCGGGCGCGACCTTCCAGGGCGTCAGCTTCCTGCCGGTGCTCAGCGACCCGGCCGCCGAGGTCCGTGACTACATCTTCGCCGAGCACAACTGGCACGACTTTGAAGACTTCCAGCGCTCGGCCCATTCGAAGCGGTTCAATTACATCCGGACCGAATACACCGATGTGCCCGGCACCCCGCCGGCCGATGCCGTCCGCAGCCCGACGTATCAGGCGATGCACGATCTGAAGGCGGAGGGGAAGCTGACCGACGCGCAGCTCAACCCGTACGTCGTGCCACGTCCGAAGGAGGAACTGTACGATCTCCTCCGCGACCCGCACGAACTGCGTAACCTCGCCGATGAACCTGCCTATGCCGGCGTGCTGGAACGGATGCGTTCGGTTCTCGACCGCTGGCAGCAGGAGACGGACGACACAGTGCCGGCCGAGCGCCGTCCCGACGGCTTCGACCGCGTCACCGGCGAACGCATTCGCCCGAAGCAGTGA
- a CDS encoding type II secretion system F family protein, which yields MLTPLSKIILISIASLAVATLLVRLFLRSRRKRPAGPKRPGLFARIAGLFRRSPETRPPAEKPIPLKSKSSTPKPATDAPKASGSAVPAEPPATSIHSDAEVQRPAPVTPASSTLPKLEPADVPIADTSDYAFGPVTPVLAQMLPESDERRAQLKTSLVNAGYYTPHAWHNLAAVRYLGLMLPILLFGTLLVMVPPVLEPLMIGGLVTFPILGWALPSLYVRSRAAERLREIERAMPDMLDLLNMCVSQGMTVPNALSRVSRELRPVYPALAKELQIVTEQARLMNLEEALDRFSARVDVPEVHSFTSLITQTERMGTSVSEALIEYSDNMRETMRQRTDEKANAATFKLLFPTVFCLMPAVYLFLLGPAIIELSDFFNSGAQEVLNASDQAALLTPEE from the coding sequence ATGCTGACACCACTGAGCAAGATCATCCTGATCAGCATCGCCTCCCTCGCGGTGGCCACGCTGCTCGTCCGTCTGTTCCTCCGCAGCCGTCGCAAGCGTCCCGCCGGCCCGAAACGTCCCGGACTGTTCGCGCGGATTGCCGGTCTGTTCCGTCGCAGTCCCGAGACGCGACCACCGGCAGAGAAGCCGATCCCGCTGAAGTCGAAGTCGTCCACGCCAAAGCCGGCAACCGACGCTCCGAAAGCGTCCGGATCAGCCGTCCCGGCCGAACCTCCTGCGACGTCGATCCATTCCGACGCCGAAGTCCAGCGGCCTGCCCCCGTCACGCCTGCTTCGTCGACTCTGCCGAAGCTCGAGCCGGCTGACGTCCCGATCGCCGATACGAGCGATTACGCCTTCGGCCCGGTCACGCCGGTCCTGGCGCAGATGCTGCCCGAATCCGACGAACGTCGGGCGCAGCTGAAGACCTCCCTCGTCAACGCCGGCTACTACACGCCGCACGCCTGGCACAACCTCGCGGCCGTCCGTTACCTCGGTTTGATGCTGCCGATCCTCCTGTTCGGCACACTGCTGGTGATGGTGCCGCCGGTCCTCGAACCGCTGATGATCGGCGGACTGGTCACGTTCCCGATCCTCGGCTGGGCGTTGCCCAGTCTCTATGTTCGTAGTCGTGCTGCCGAGCGGCTCCGCGAGATCGAGCGGGCCATGCCCGACATGCTCGACCTGCTGAACATGTGCGTCAGCCAGGGGATGACAGTACCCAATGCCCTCTCCCGCGTCAGCCGCGAGCTGCGGCCCGTCTACCCGGCCCTGGCGAAGGAACTGCAGATCGTCACCGAGCAGGCCCGTCTGATGAATCTCGAAGAGGCTCTGGATCGCTTCAGCGCCCGCGTCGATGTGCCGGAAGTGCACTCGTTTACGTCCCTCATCACACAGACCGAGCGGATGGGAACCAGCGTCTCGGAAGCACTCATCGAGTACAGCGACAACATGCGGGAGACGATGCGGCAGCGGACCGACGAAAAGGCAAATGCCGCCACGTTCAAACTGCTGTTCCCGACCGTGTTCTGCCTGATGCCGGCCGTCTACCTGTTCCTGCTGGGCCCGGCCATCATCGAACTCTCCGACTTCTTCAACAGCGGTGCTCAGGAAGTCCTGAACGCCTCCGATCAGGCAGCACTCCTCACGCCGGAGGAGTAG
- a CDS encoding CpaF family protein: MVVATQDAAEARRSFQQLKNRLHRQMVDVIDLSKAGELGDVEFRRQLQALATHLCSQPDLQLSEADREAMAAELMDEIYGFGPLQELMDDPDVSDVLVNGADTVYIERNGLLEQTDVRFADDEHLLHFIQRLVGQAGRRIDEVSPMVDAKLPDGSRLHAVIPPLALRGPTLSIRRFKTNIVQFEDMVRSGTLAPEMADFLIQSVRGRMNILLSGGTGAGKTTMLNNLSRFIPVSERVVTIEETAELQLQQADVVGLETRVPNVEGKGVVSQRDLLRNSLRMRPDRIIVGEARGGEVLDMLQAMNTGHDGSMSTVHANETQDALHRLELMIALSGAELPTRIARQYIASAIQIFVHVVRLSTGERKVTRISELTGVTDGEFDLEDIFVFRMAGIDDSGKVLGSFYATGYEPQCLRRMAAKGFDMNPRLFAARELKTGVDYKPRY; encoded by the coding sequence ATGGTTGTTGCGACACAGGACGCCGCCGAAGCCCGTCGGAGCTTTCAGCAGCTCAAGAACCGCCTCCACCGCCAGATGGTCGATGTCATCGACCTGTCCAAGGCGGGCGAGCTTGGTGATGTCGAGTTCCGCCGGCAGCTGCAGGCGCTCGCCACGCATCTGTGCAGTCAGCCTGACCTTCAGCTCTCGGAAGCCGATCGCGAGGCGATGGCCGCCGAGCTGATGGACGAGATCTACGGGTTCGGTCCCCTGCAGGAACTGATGGACGATCCGGACGTCAGTGACGTCCTCGTCAACGGCGCCGACACCGTCTACATCGAACGCAACGGTCTGCTTGAACAGACGGACGTCCGCTTCGCCGACGACGAACACCTGCTCCACTTCATTCAGCGACTCGTGGGACAGGCCGGCCGCCGCATCGACGAAGTCTCGCCGATGGTCGACGCGAAGCTGCCCGATGGCTCCCGTCTGCACGCGGTCATCCCGCCGCTGGCCCTGCGGGGCCCGACGCTGTCGATTCGCCGTTTCAAAACAAACATCGTCCAGTTCGAAGACATGGTCCGCAGCGGGACCCTCGCTCCCGAGATGGCCGACTTCCTGATCCAGTCGGTCCGCGGCCGTATGAACATCCTTCTCTCCGGCGGTACCGGTGCCGGCAAGACGACGATGCTCAACAACCTCAGCCGGTTCATTCCGGTCAGTGAACGCGTCGTCACCATCGAAGAAACCGCCGAACTCCAGCTGCAGCAGGCAGACGTCGTCGGCCTCGAAACCCGCGTCCCCAACGTCGAGGGCAAAGGTGTCGTCAGCCAGCGCGATCTGCTCCGCAACAGCCTCCGCATGCGTCCCGACCGCATCATCGTCGGCGAGGCCCGCGGCGGCGAAGTGCTCGACATGCTGCAGGCCATGAACACCGGCCACGACGGTTCGATGAGTACCGTCCACGCCAACGAGACCCAGGACGCCCTGCACCGTCTCGAGCTGATGATCGCTCTCTCCGGTGCCGAACTTCCCACCCGCATCGCCCGGCAGTACATCGCCTCGGCCATCCAGATCTTCGTTCACGTCGTGCGACTGAGCACCGGTGAACGAAAAGTGACCCGCATCTCCGAACTGACCGGCGTCACCGACGGCGAGTTCGACCTCGAAGACATCTTCGTCTTCCGGATGGCCGGCATCGACGACTCCGGCAAGGTGCTCGGATCGTTCTACGCCACCGGTTACGAACCGCAATGCCTGCGGCGGATGGCCGCCAAGGGCTTCGACATGAATCCCAGGCTGTTTGCCGCCCGCGAACTGAAGACCGGCGTCGACTACAAGCCGCGGTACTGA
- a CDS encoding 6-phosphogluconolactonase, which yields MDLMSTLEGSLMEGFFPAGWDLKKIDACVDDDPSTITDRQPWWHADFNPIACHSLTDFDTLMGHEIAITIARAKEAGEKLAMILPVGPMGMYRWAVYFLTEWGVDCKHVYGFNMDEWSDKDGNNLPASNPGAFQYAMEQAFYGPLGSLTVPKDQRHFATTDVLPTYEERIGELRSQGAKLTVIFGIGRVCHIAFWEPQFAGEYASEEEWKAATHRIGAKLHPLTIEQNAITSFKSRTTLVPAYANTIGPGLFLNADKIIGGADGTLDRGMMWQGLSLWMTFRHEPTPWIPSTYMPTQPGRLFFLEELAGPLVAECN from the coding sequence ATGGATTTGATGAGTACCCTCGAAGGATCGCTGATGGAGGGTTTTTTCCCGGCCGGATGGGACCTGAAGAAGATCGACGCCTGTGTCGATGACGATCCCTCGACGATCACCGACCGTCAGCCCTGGTGGCACGCGGACTTCAACCCGATTGCGTGTCACTCGCTGACCGATTTCGACACCCTCATGGGACACGAAATCGCCATCACCATCGCCCGTGCCAAAGAAGCCGGCGAGAAGCTGGCCATGATCCTCCCGGTCGGCCCGATGGGCATGTACCGCTGGGCCGTCTACTTCCTCACCGAGTGGGGCGTCGACTGCAAGCACGTCTACGGCTTCAACATGGACGAGTGGAGCGACAAGGACGGCAACAACCTCCCCGCCAGCAATCCCGGCGCCTTCCAGTACGCGATGGAGCAGGCCTTCTACGGTCCGCTCGGCTCGTTGACCGTCCCCAAAGACCAGCGGCACTTCGCGACGACCGACGTCCTGCCGACCTACGAAGAACGCATCGGTGAACTCCGCAGCCAGGGAGCGAAGCTGACGGTCATCTTCGGCATCGGCCGCGTCTGCCACATCGCCTTCTGGGAACCGCAGTTCGCCGGCGAATACGCCAGCGAAGAGGAGTGGAAGGCCGCCACGCACCGCATCGGCGCCAAGCTCCATCCGCTCACCATCGAGCAGAACGCCATCACCAGCTTCAAGAGCCGCACCACCCTCGTCCCCGCCTACGCCAACACGATCGGCCCCGGCCTGTTCCTCAATGCCGACAAGATCATCGGCGGAGCAGACGGCACGCTCGATCGCGGCATGATGTGGCAGGGGCTGAGCCTGTGGATGACGTTCCGCCACGAGCCGACCCCGTGGATTCCCTCCACATACATGCCGACCCAGCCCGGCCGCCTCTTCTTCCTCGAAGAACTGGCCGGACCGCTCGTCGCCGAATGTAACTGA
- a CDS encoding prepilin peptidase → MPDLSVASLVLVIVVAAFTAAAAIWDIRERRIPNKLTLPVFFAGWIYQAVFHGWSGLGDGGLGFLVGFGVLFALWMVGGGGGGDVKLMGALSVWIGFQLTLLVMIISTFLVLAVTVGVVLWSVLSRGVKGSQKKYLATGKPVAKGKPRPRETVAEKQGRRVMAYAVPVAVSTWLVMIWKLPTLP, encoded by the coding sequence ATGCCGGACCTTAGTGTCGCCTCGCTTGTTCTTGTCATCGTCGTTGCCGCTTTCACCGCGGCTGCAGCGATCTGGGACATCCGCGAACGGCGAATTCCCAACAAACTGACCCTGCCCGTGTTCTTCGCCGGATGGATCTACCAGGCCGTGTTCCATGGCTGGTCCGGTCTGGGCGACGGCGGACTCGGGTTCCTCGTCGGCTTCGGCGTGCTGTTTGCGTTGTGGATGGTCGGTGGAGGGGGTGGTGGCGATGTGAAGCTGATGGGAGCCCTCAGCGTCTGGATCGGCTTCCAGCTCACTCTCCTCGTGATGATCATCAGCACCTTCCTGGTGCTGGCCGTGACCGTCGGCGTCGTGCTCTGGAGTGTCCTCAGCCGCGGCGTCAAAGGATCGCAGAAGAAATACCTGGCGACTGGCAAACCGGTGGCGAAAGGCAAACCCCGCCCCCGCGAAACCGTTGCCGAGAAGCAGGGCCGACGCGTGATGGCCTACGCCGTCCCCGTCGCCGTGTCGACATGGCTCGTCATGATCTGGAAATTGCCCACCCTCCCGTAG
- a CDS encoding TadE/TadG family type IV pilus assembly protein — translation MNVNIQQKRPKRRGVLSMELLLTLPIFATLLLGLFEFSLLFFARGDVVEASRVGARQASIQGASIEDVEAAVMHSLGPRMSSRASIHAVLGDYSGDEVIVGVRVPMSSASPNLLWPIGFNLHGRHLYCQTRMVKE, via the coding sequence ATGAACGTGAACATTCAACAGAAGCGGCCGAAGCGTCGCGGCGTCCTCAGCATGGAACTGCTGCTGACGCTGCCGATCTTTGCAACGCTGCTGCTCGGACTCTTTGAGTTCTCGCTGCTGTTCTTCGCCCGCGGTGACGTGGTCGAAGCCAGCCGCGTCGGGGCACGACAGGCCAGCATTCAGGGAGCCAGCATCGAAGACGTCGAAGCCGCCGTCATGCACTCGCTCGGCCCCCGCATGTCCTCCCGGGCATCGATTCACGCGGTGCTGGGCGACTACAGCGGCGACGAAGTCATTGTCGGCGTCCGCGTTCCCATGTCGTCTGCGTCGCCCAACCTGTTGTGGCCGATTGGATTCAACCTGCATGGACGGCACCTGTACTGTCAGACACGGATGGTCAAGGAATAA
- the larC gene encoding nickel pincer cofactor biosynthesis protein LarC translates to MKVAYLDCSTGISGDMTLAALMDAGVDAEAIRAAIDSLGLPGVELQVTETMKGGFRAKYVRVEHPEQHAHRHLLHITKIIDAATGLTNAQRALAMRIFEAVAAAEAKVHGSTIEKVHFHEVGAIDSIVDIVGAAVAFDLLGADEVVCSPLPTGRGRVSIDHGICPVPTPGTAELLRGIPLQDVPVEAELTTPTGAAIVKTLADRFGPLPEMTIDAIGYGAGTMDFPDRANLLRVFVGTAVTSPLRDQVDLLETNLDDVSGEVIGHTKQLLLDAGALDVYSVPIQMKKDRPGCILSVLSRPEKTEGLLELLFRETGTLGVRRQRITREKQYREACTVPTPWGEVEGKRGWRPGGISTFAPEFESCAKVAREHGLPLREVYRAALAAFDGSAATRPVGAGEPVATGHDHDHDHDHDHDHDHDHDHDHDHDHDHDHDHG, encoded by the coding sequence GTGAAGGTTGCCTACCTGGACTGTTCGACGGGAATCAGCGGAGACATGACGCTGGCCGCCCTGATGGATGCCGGCGTGGACGCGGAGGCGATCCGGGCGGCGATCGATTCGCTGGGCCTGCCAGGCGTCGAACTGCAGGTGACCGAGACGATGAAGGGGGGCTTTCGGGCGAAATACGTGCGGGTCGAGCATCCCGAGCAGCACGCCCACCGGCACCTGTTGCACATCACGAAGATCATCGACGCGGCCACAGGCCTGACCAACGCCCAGCGGGCCCTCGCGATGCGGATCTTCGAAGCAGTCGCAGCCGCGGAGGCGAAAGTGCACGGCAGCACGATCGAGAAGGTTCACTTTCACGAGGTGGGGGCGATCGATTCGATCGTGGATATCGTGGGAGCTGCGGTGGCGTTCGACCTGCTGGGAGCGGACGAAGTGGTCTGCAGTCCGCTGCCGACGGGGAGGGGACGCGTGAGCATCGACCACGGCATCTGCCCGGTCCCGACGCCGGGGACGGCGGAACTGCTGCGGGGGATTCCGCTGCAGGACGTGCCGGTCGAGGCAGAGCTGACCACGCCGACGGGCGCCGCGATCGTCAAGACGTTGGCGGACCGGTTTGGTCCGCTGCCGGAGATGACCATCGACGCAATCGGCTACGGAGCCGGGACGATGGACTTTCCCGATCGGGCGAATCTGCTGCGGGTGTTCGTGGGGACGGCAGTCACGTCGCCGCTGCGGGATCAGGTCGATCTGCTGGAGACGAACCTGGATGACGTCTCGGGTGAGGTGATCGGTCACACGAAGCAGTTGCTGCTCGATGCCGGGGCGCTCGACGTGTACAGCGTTCCGATCCAGATGAAGAAGGATCGACCGGGCTGCATTCTGAGCGTGCTGAGCCGGCCGGAGAAGACGGAGGGTCTGCTCGAGCTGTTGTTCCGGGAGACGGGAACCCTGGGAGTTCGCCGGCAACGGATCACACGGGAGAAGCAGTACCGGGAGGCGTGCACGGTCCCGACTCCGTGGGGCGAAGTGGAAGGGAAACGGGGCTGGCGTCCGGGGGGGATTTCGACGTTCGCACCTGAGTTCGAGAGCTGTGCGAAAGTGGCCCGGGAGCACGGGCTGCCGCTGCGGGAGGTGTACCGAGCGGCGCTGGCGGCATTCGACGGGTCGGCGGCGACGCGTCCGGTGGGGGCCGGTGAGCCGGTAGCCACCGGACACGACCACGACCACGACCACGATCACGACCACGATCACGACCACGATCACGATCACGATCACGATCACGATCACGATCACGATCACGATCACGGGTAG